The Setaria italica strain Yugu1 chromosome IX, Setaria_italica_v2.0, whole genome shotgun sequence genome has a window encoding:
- the LOC101757311 gene encoding UDP-glycosyltransferase 92A1, producing MGHEQERGGRGAGHLLLFPFLAQGHLIPFLNLAKRLESLGQRGGSGQRRLEVTIVSTPRNVANLQRAVPAGSSIGFAELPFSPSDHGLPADAESADAVPLRAFPAFYCATELLRPSFEELVAEVAGRQGRENVCVLADIFLGWTAESARALGVRHRVFLTSGAYASAVTFSIWLRPPTFPRPVGPSDEQALHDFPDVRVRYTEFLNVIVTEDHATNPMLAYLCRMISLHFRHSGGLVINTSEEIEPKGLHLIRKLSGLPTFAVGPLIGGRTRAPSDDARDEDARIIKFLDSKPPASVLYVSFGSQNTIPASQMMELARGLEASGRPFIWAVRPPAEFDGAEAFRAEWLPDGFEDRAAAAGRGVVVRRWAPQVAILAHASTGAFLSHCGWNSVLESLWHGVPVVGWPLIADQVFDARLLEELGVGVEVASGRVFGGLGKGWEHVRDVVEAVLGDGEKARDMRRKAAELKQLARAAVGVGGADDEVKGSSVLAMERLLDSAFG from the coding sequence ATGGGTCACGAGCAagagcgcggcggccgcggcgccggccacctcctcctcttcccgttCCTGGCGCAAGGCCACCTCATCCCGTTCCTCAACCTGGCCAAGCGCCTCGAGAGCCTCGGGcagcgtggcggcagcggccagcGCCGTCTCGAGGTCACAATCGTCAGCACGCCCCGCAACGTGGCCAACCTCCAGCGTGCGGTACCGGCCGGATCGTCCATCGGCTTCGCCGAGCTGCCGTTCTCGCCGTCGGACCATGGCCTTCCTGCCGACGCCGAGAGCGCCGACGCCGTCCCACTGCGTGCCTTCCCCGCCTTCTACTGCGCCACGGAGCTGCTCCGGCCGTCGTTCGAGGAGCTCGTGGCGGAGGTCGCGGGGAGACAAGGGCGCGAGAACGTGTGCGTCCTCGCGGACATCTTCCTGGGCTGGACGGCCGAGAGCGCCCGCGCGCTTGGCGTCCGGCACCGCGTGTTCCTCACCTCCGGCGCCTACGCCTCCGCCGTCACCTTCTCCATCTGGCTCCGCCCGCCGACGTTCCCGCGCCCCGTCGGCCCCAGCGACGAGCAGGCGCTGCACGACTTCCCCGACGTGCGCGTCCGGTACACGGAGTTCCTGAACGTGATCGTCACGGAGGACCACGCGACGAACCCCATGTTGGCGTACCTGTGCCGGATGATCAGCCTCCACTTCCGCCACTCGGGCGGTCTCGTCATCAACACCTCGGAAGAGATCGAGCCGAAAGGTCTCCACCTCATCCGGAAGCTCTCCGGGCTGCCGACGTTCGCCGTCGGTCCCCTCATCGGCGGCCGAACACGAGCACCTTCGGATGACGCACGGGACGAAGACGCCCGCATCATCAAGTTCCTGGACTCCAAGCCGCCGGCGTCCGTGCTGTACGTGTCGTTCGGGTCGCAGAACACGATCCCGGCGTCGCAGATGATGGAGCTGGCGCGGGGGCTGGAGGCCAGCGGGCGGCCGTTCATCTGGGCGgtgcggccgccggcggagTTCGACGGGGCGGAGGCGTTCCGCGCTGAGTGGCTCCCCGATGGGTTCGAGgaccgcgccgcggcggcggggcggggcgtgGTGGTGCGGCGGTGGGCGCCGCAGGTGGCGATCCTGGCGCACGCGTCGACGGGCGCGTTCCTGAgccactgcgggtggaactcggtGCTGGAGAGCCTGTGGCACGGCGTGCCGGTGGTGGGGTGGCCGCTCATCGCCGACCAGGTGTTCGACGCCCGCTTGCTGGAGgagctcggcgtcggcgtcgaggtggCGTCCGGGAGGGTGTTCGGCGGGCTGGGCAAGGGGTGGGAGCACGTGAGGGACGTCGTGGAGGCGGTGCTCGGGGACGGCGAGAAGGCCAGGGACATGCGGCGGAAGGCCGCGGAGCTCAAGCAGTTGGCGCGCGCGGCGGTAGGTGTCGGCGGAGCGGACGACGAGGTGAAGGGCTCGTCCGTGCTCGCCATGGAGCGCCTCCTCGATAGCGCCTTCGGTTGA
- the LOC101757714 gene encoding beta-glucuronosyltransferase GlcAT14A → MQPAAPAAPSALPLSVFPKDSRPLPCLLLASLLLLLLLHLSSSSSSPAPSPPPPPPPRLAPLPTTAAAVSSAGPAPPTLAFLLTGSAGDADRLQRLLLATYHPRNTYLLLLDRAASPADREWLARKARAAPGHDNVHVVGDPGFANPRGASALAATLHGAALLLRIGQGWDWFVHLDAADYPLVTPDDLLHVLSYLPKDLNFIQHTSYIGWKESRQIRPIIVDPGLYLSSRNDIFYATQKRDLPNAYKLFTGSSSVILSRKFIEYCIVGMDNLPRTLLMYYTNMPLPHRKYFQTVLCNSPEFNRTVVNHDLHYSTWDAPSKNEPRLLTMADVENMTESGAAFGTRFPKDDPVLDHIDAEILHRLPGELVTGGWCIGVGHDSPCDVSGNLDVLRPGPAATKVAKFLAERLSYRSFYSQQCIWD, encoded by the exons ATGCaacccgccgcgccggccgcgccctccGCCCTGCCGCTCAGCGTCTTCCCCAAGGACTCCCGCCcgctcccctgcctcctcctcgcttccctcctcctgcttctgctcctgcacctctcctcctcctcctcctcccccgccccctcgccgccgccgccgccgccgccccgcctcgcGCCGCTCCcgaccaccgccgcggccgtctcCTCCGCCGGCCCGGCCCCGCCGACGCTCGCGTTCCTCCTCACGGGATCCGCGGGCGACGCCGACCGCCTCCAGCGGCTGCTCCTCGCCACGTACCACCCGCGCAACACCTACCTCCTCCTGCTCgaccgcgccgcctcgcccgccgatCGAGAGTGGCTCGCGCGGAAGGCGCGGGCAGCACCCGGCCACGACAACGTACATGTCGTCGGGGACCCCGGGTTCGCCAACCCGCGCGGCGCGTCCGCGCTCGCCGCCACGCTGCAcggcgccgcgctgctgctGAGGATCGGCCAGGGATGGGACTGGTTCGTGCACCTCGACGCCGCGGACTACCCGCTCGTCACACCCGATG ATCTTCTGCATGTTTTATCATACCTACCAAAGGATCTCAACTTCATTCAACATACCAGCTACATTGGTTGGAAGGA GTCAAGACAAATAAGGCCAATTATTGTTGATCCTGGTCTATATCTCTCATCCAGGAATGACATTTTTTATGCCACCCAAAAGCGTGATCTACCAAATGCTTATAAACTATTTACAG GCTCTTCGTCTGTTATCCTTTCTCGGAAATTCATTGAATATTGTATCGTTGGCATGGATAATCTGCCAAGAACTCTGCTGATGTACTACACTAACATGCCCTTGCCACACAGGAAGTATTTCCAGACAGTTCTTTGCAACTCCCCTGAATTCAACAGGACTGTAGTTAACCATGACCTGCACTATTCAACGTGGGATGCACCTTCCAAGAATGAGCCACGCCTACTGACTATGGCTGATGTAGAAAATATGACCGAAAGTGGTGCAGCCTTTGGGACTAGATTTCCCAAGGATGATCCTGTTCTCGATCACATTGATGCGGAAATTTTACACCGCCTGCCTGGAGAGCTCGTTACAGGAGGATGGTGTATAGGTGTTGGGCATGACAGTCCATGCGATGTTTCAGGTAACCTGGATGTTCTTAGACCAGGGCCTGCAGCCACAAAAGTTGCTAAGTTCCTTGCTGAAAGGCTGTCATACCGGAGCTTTTATTCCCAACAATGTATATGGGATTGA
- the LOC101758126 gene encoding GATA transcription factor 7 has protein sequence MAGGGAADENPAAAAVPDELGGGADASLNAFFDHAGLELAAVGGGQGPEEEEELEWLSNMDAFPSVETMAAEVVAEAAPSRPSAGLGRLEALPHVVGPRTKGLRRRRRVTAPWSLPPVLPPAPPTAGGAAPRRRCTHCGSEETPQWRQGPAGPSTLCNACGVRFKSGRLFPEYRPINSPTFSPLLHSNSHRRVLEMRRHVEEEAAAGGIRAGARARRAERAAARAAASSDQSK, from the exons atggCGGGGGGCGGAGCGGCAGACGAgaacccggcggcggcggcggtgcctgacgagctcggcggcggcgcggacgccAGCTTGAATGCCTTCTTTGACCACGCG GGGTTGGAGTTGGCGGCGGTCGGAGGGGGCCAGGGgcccgaggaagaggaggagttgGAGTGGCTCTCGAATATGGACGCGTTCCCTTCGGTGGAGACcatggcggcggaggtggtggcggaggcggcgccgtcgcGTCCGTCGGCCGGGCTGGGCCGCCTGGAGGCGCTGCCCCATGTGGTGGGTCCGAGGACCaaggggctgcggcggcggcggcgggtgacgGCGCCGTGGAGCCTCCCGCCGGTGCTGCCCCCGGCGCCCCCGACCGCCGGCGgtgcggcgccgcggcgccggtgcACGCACTGCGGGTCGGAGGAGACGCCGCAGTGGCGGCAGGGCCCCGCCGGGCCCAGCACGCTGTGCAACGCGTGCGGCGTGCGGTTCAAGTCCGGGCGGCTCTTCCCGGAGTACCGCCCCATCAACAGCCCCACCTTCTCCCCGCTGCTGCACTCCAACTCCCACCGCCGCGTCCTGGAGATGCGCCGccacgtggaggaggaggccgccgccgggggcatccgcgccggcgccagggcccgccgcgccgagcgcgccgcggcgcgcgccgccgcctcctccgaccAGAGCAAGTGA
- the LOC101770698 gene encoding MDIS1-interacting receptor like kinase 1 — MTSATPRLGSTSDLFFPLSFSLALLCCIAVSNAAGDEAAALLAIKASLVDPLGKLGSWNSASGSSHCTWDCVRCNARGVVTGLNLAGMNLSGTIPDDILGLTGLTSIVLQSNAFEHELPQALVSIPTLQELDVSDNNFAGHFPAGLGACASLTYLNASGNNFAGPLPADIANASALETLDFRGGYFSGTIPKSYGKLRKLKFLGLSGNNLGGALPAELFDMSALEQLVIGYNEFSGAIPAAIGKLANLQYLDLAIGKLEGPIPPELGRLPYLNTVYLYKNNIGGPIPKELGNLTSLVMLDVSDNALTGTIPAELGHLTNLQLLNLMCNRLKGGIPAGIGELPKLEVLELWNNSLTGPLPPSLGSAQPLQWLDVSTNALSGPVPAGLCDSGNLTKLILFNNVFTGPIPAGLTTCSSLVRVRAHNNRLNGTVPAGLGRLPRLQRLELAGNELSGEIPDDLALSTSLSFIDLSHNQLRSALPSNILSIPTLQTFAAADNELTGGVPDEIGDCPSLSALDLSSNRLSGAIPASLASCQRLVSLSLRSNQFTGQIPGAIAKMSTLSVLDLSNNFFSGEIPSNFGTSPALEMLNLAYNNLTGPVPTTGLLRTINPDDLAGNPGLCGGVLPPCGSSSLRASSSETSGLRRSHMKHIAAGWAIGISALIVACGVVFIGKQLYQRWYVNGGCCDDAALEEDGSGSWPWRLTAFQRLSFTSAEVLACIKEDNIVGMGGTGVVYRADMPRHHAVVAVKKLWRAAGCPEEASTAEGRQDVEAGGEFAAEVKLLGRLRHRNVVRMLGYVSDNLDTMVLYEYMVNGSLWEALHGRGKGKMLVDWVSRYNVAAGVAAGLAYLHHDCRPPVIHRDVKSSNVLLDTNMDAKIADFGLARVMARAHETVSVVAGSYGYIAPEYGYTLKVDQKSDIYSFGVVLMELLTGRRPIEPEYGDSTDIVGWIRERLRSNSGVEDLLDAGVGGRVDHVREEMLLVLRIAVLCTAKSPKDRPTMRDVVTMLGEAKPRRKSSSATVAATVVDKDKPVFTTSPDSGYL, encoded by the exons ATGACAAGTGCTACACCAAGGCTTGGTAGCACTTCAGACTTGTTCTTCCCTTTATCCTTCTCCTTGGCCCTCCTGTGCTGCATTGCCGTGTCCaatgccgccggcgacgaggccgcgGCGTTGCTTGCCATCAAGGCGTCGCTCGTCGACCCCTTGGGGAAGCTCGGGAGCTGGAATTCGGCGTCGGGCTCGTCACATTGTACCTGGGATTGCGTGCGGTGCAATGCCCGGGGCGTGGTCACCGGCCTCAACCTCGCCGGCATGAACCTGAGCGGCACCATCCCCGACGACATCCTCGGCCTCACTGGCCTCACCTCGATCGTCCTGCAGAGCAATGCATTCGAGCACGAGCTGCCGCAGGCGCTCGTGTCCATCCCGACGCTCCAGGAGCTCGACGTCAGCgacaacaacttcgccggccaCTTCCCCGCCGGCCTCGGTGCATGCGCCTCATTGACATACCTCAACGCGTCGGGAAACAATTTCGCCGGCCCGCTCCCCGCCGACATCGCCAATGCCTCCGCGCTCGAGACGCTCGACTTCAGGGGTGGCTACTTCTCCGGCACGATCCCGAAGTCCTACGGCAAGCTCCGGAAGCTCAAGTTCTTGGGCCTCTCCGGCAACAACCTCGGCGGCGCTCTTCCAGCCGAGCTGTTCGACATGTCGGCATTGGAGCAGCTGGTCATTGGCTACAATGAGTTCTCCGGCGCCATCCCGGCCGCAATTGGCAAGCTTGCCAACCTCCAGTATCTCGACCTGGCGATCGGCAAATTGGAGGGGCccatcccgccggagctcggccGGCTGCCGTACCTCAACACCGTCTACCTCTACAAGAACAACATCGGCGGCCCGATTCCCAAGGAGCTCGGCAACCTCACCTCCCTCGTCATGCTCGACGTCTCCGACAACGCGCTCACCGGCACCATCCCGGCGGAGCTCGGGCACCTCACTAACCTGCAGCTGCTCAACCTCATGTGCAACAGGCTCAAGGGCGGCATCCCGGCGGGCATCGGCGAGCTCCCGAAGCTGGAGGTGTTGGAGCTGTGGAACAACTCCCTCACCGGCCCGTTGCCGCCGTCGCTCGGCAGCGCGCAGCCGCTGCAGTGGCTGGACGTGTCGACGAACGCGTTGTCCGGGCCGGTGCCCGCCGGACTCTGCGACAGCGGCAACCTGACCAAGCTGATCCTGTTCAACAATGTCTTCACAGGCCCGATCCCGGCGGGCCTGACCACGTGCTCGTCGCTTGTCCGCGTGCGCGCGCACAACAACCGGCTCAACGGCACGGTGCCCGCGGGGCTCGGGCGGCTCCCGCGGCTGCAGCGTCTCGAGCTCGCCGGCAACGAGCTGTCCGGGGAGATCCCAGACGACCTGGCGCTCTCGACTTCGCTCTCCTTCATCGACCTCTCGCACAACCAGCTCCGGTCCGCGCTGCCGTCGAACATCCTGTCCATCCCGACGCTCCAGACGTTCGCTGCCGCCGACAACGAGCTGACCGGCGGCGTGCCAGACGAGATCGGCGACTGCCCGTCGCTCTCCGCGCTCGACCTCTCCAGCAACCGGCTTTCGGGCGCGATTCCGGCTAGCCTCGCGTCGTGCCAGAGGCTTGTCTCTCTAAGCCTCCGGAGCAACCAGTTCACCGGTCAGATCCCGGGGGCGATCGCCAAGATGTCGACATTGTCTGTGCTCGATCTCTCCAACAACTTCTTCTCCGGCGAGATACCCAGCAACTTCGGCACCTCACCGGCACTCGAAATGCTCAACCTGGCGTACAACAACCTCACGGGCCCCGTGCCAACGACGGGTCTTCTGAGGACAATCAACCCCGACGACCTCGCCGGGAACCCGGGCCTGTGCGGTGGCGTCCTGCCGCCGTGCGGGTCTAGCTCCCTGCGGGCTTCTTCGTCTGAGACGTCTGGCCTCCGGCGATCACACATGAAGCACATCGCCGCCGGGTGGGCGATCGGAATCTCGGCCTTGATCGTCGCGTGCGGCGTCGTCTTTATCGGCAAGCAGCTGTACCAGCGGTGGTACGTCAATGGCGGGTGCTGCGACGACGCCGCCCTCGAGGAAGACGGGAGCGGTTCATGGCCGTGGCGGCTCACGGCGTTCCAGCGGCTGAGCTTCACCAGCGCCGAGGTGCTCGCCTGCATCAAGGAGGACAACATCGTGGGGATGGGCGGCACGGGGGTGGTCTACCGCGCCGACATGCCGCGGCAccacgccgtcgtcgccgtcaagAAGCTGTGGCGCGCGGCCGGGTGCCCCGAGGAGGCCTCCACGGCCGAAGGGCGGCAGGACGTAGAGGCCGGCGGCGAGTTCGCCGCCGAGGTGAAGCTCCTCGGGCGGCTCCGGCACCGCAACGTGGTGCGCATGCTGGGCTACGTGAGCGACAACCTGGACACCATGGTGCTGTACGAGTACATGGTGAACGGCAGCCTGTGGGAAGCGCTGCACGGGCGGGGGAAGGGTAAGATGCTGGTGGACTGGGTGTCGCGGTACAACGTCGCggcgggcgtcgccgccggGCTCGCGTACCTCCACCACGACTGCCGGCCGCCGGTCATCCACCGCGACGTCAAGTCCAGCAACGTCCTCCTCGACACCAACATGGACGCCAAGATCGCCGACTTCGGCCTCGCCCGCGTCATGGCGCGCGCCCACGAGACCGTGTCCGTCGTCGCCGGTTCGTACGGCTACATCGCGCCAG AGTACGGGTACACGCTGAAGGTGGACCAGAAGAGCGACATCTACAGCTTCGGGGTGGTCCTGATGGAGCTCCTCACGGGGCGGCGGCCGATCGAGCCGGAGTACGGCGACAGCACGGACATCGTCGGGTGGATCAGGGAGCGGCTGCGCAGCAACAGCGGCGTGGAGGACCTGCTcgacgccggcgtcggcggccgcgtcgACCACGTCCGGGAAGAgatgctgctggtgctgcgcATCGCGGTGCTGTGCACGGCCAAGTCCCCCAAGGACCGGCCCACGATGAGGGACGTGGTGACCATGCTCGGCGAGGCCAAGCCGCGCCGCAAGAGCAGCAGCGCCACGGTGGCCGCCACCGTCGTGGACAAGGACAAGCCGGTGTTCACGACCTCACCGGACTCCGGTTACCTATAG